The Anguilla rostrata isolate EN2019 chromosome 2, ASM1855537v3, whole genome shotgun sequence genome contains the following window.
CACTTTCATAAAGCATTCAGAAATTAATTGTCAGTGTCCACGtgattgtttttgtgtgtatgtttatcgcTGTCTGCGAACGTTACATCGCTTTCTTTTTGTGTTGTCACAGGACTCGGACTTGAAGGCAAAGTCACGCTGACCGGTTAAATTAAACGATCAGCTATAGTAACAGCGTGCCAATATCAAACCAGAGGCCTTGCTTTAACATGCCAGGCATAGTGAAAACTTCGTCTGAAATAGTGCGATTATTACGTTCAGAACTTTTATGTATTGGCATTACTGTGATGCCTTCCGCAAACCCTCTTGAATCGTAATTAGGACTCAAGGAGGTTTGAGTGCAGAATGCAAAATGTTAGCTCACTGCACAGCGGTGATAATAGAAGTTGTCGTTCAAAGCAACTGAGACTTCTTAATTAACTGTTTTTatggacttcatctcccagAAGCAGCACTGCAGAATGTGTTTAATCTCTTGCCTATTTGGACTCACTTTAGGTGTAATGCGTTATGTCCAATCTCAAATCGTTACTCAAGGGAGAATTaattgatgcttttttttcttctatttttgtAGTACAATGCATTTGCCTTTGCCGTGGTACAGGGGTTGCTGATCAAAGCTGCtcttaattttattaaaacgAAGCCTGTTTCAAATGGCAAACACAATGAATGCAGCATTGTtttcacaatgaaaatataGGGTTAATGGTTatgcaaatgtgaaatttgaAGTTGAAACCAGCAGTCATTGTCACTGTAATAAGTTAGTTGTTGTTAGACTGCTGGACTGTACTTTGACATTGCTGGGTGTGTTACTTTCCTGTATTCCCCCTGATTTGGCAGATATGTCTGTTGTTTGGTCGTTTGgccatttttacctttttttttttttttttaaatgtatttttgcacgATGACAGGttaaacgggggggggggggggttgtgttgcAGTCCTGAATTTATAGTCTCcttgagagtggtgtgtgtgtctggactgACCGTTTGACCTGCACTGTTTCTGCAGGTTTCGGAGCAAGCAGGGACATCTTCTTGAAAGCAGCTCAAGTTGACTGGAAGAGAGGTGTGTGGAGAACCCCGCTCCAGTGCCTTGGCAGACCTCATCGAAACCTTTGAGAAGTGCGTTCACTGCTGGCTGAGTACCTCCATTTTGAGAAGACGTTTCCGTCGTCCGCGTCAGCTCTCTTCAAAAAGCCTGCACAGTCCTTCAAACTCGCTCTACCTGTGGTTGTGATACAAAATTTAGGTTCAAAGCTCCAGTCTTCAGTTTGTAAGTGGCATCTTAAAAGCCGGTGCAGTTTTTGCATACTATCTCTAGAGGTAATTCGACAGTCATTGTGTTGCTGGACCTGGTGAAGACAAGGCAGTTCATAAATATGATgctatgattattttttaattttttaattatacaacAGTTGCTGTCAGTAAATGGGCATTGAAACTGgattatttcttattttggtTTAAATTCTATGCCGCTTTAGTATTTTCAAATTGCAgtataaaaaagagaagaattTCTCACCCCACAGAAAGCTGACCTGTTAGctattttttgttgctttgaaagaaaaaaaacaaggttatTAACTCCCCATCTGAAGACAAAAGTAGGACACTGTCTTtgccaacaaaaacaaaaaagtcaccGGAAAACCTTTCTCCCAGCTAAGCGAGTCCAACCTGCTACATTTTTAACGCAGCATAGAATTTCCTGCTTTCCCTTCCAACGCCGGTCTCCTTAACAACCAGGAACCAGGAGAAACCGCCCCAAGAACAGTGCAGGAAAGCCCATGTTTCTGGCAGCTCCTCCGGGACTATATTCttcatgtgtttttgtcaaagtGTACGCAGCACCGATTCCAATGATTCAGCAGATGATTTCCGACCACTTAAAATGGCTAGGCATCGGGGGTCGAGAGAGCCACTTCACTGAGAAATGATTGCACAAGTTAATTCCAGCCTCTAAAAGCATTGCACTGGACATGGATTGCGGCAGGTCACTCAGAGAATAGAAGCAATGCTTGCTCATGCATCAAACGCCGTCTGTCTAAGCCCTTAAAGAAACTGCGCCTCTTGCACACAAGATAACAATGAGAGTTTGAGCAGCACAGTCACCCCAGTGTTTTTTAGGCAGTTTGCCTTTGGCAGAATTCAAATGAAGGGAGTCAGGGAGCTATCGGTGTTGTCCCGGTCACAGACGTCTTTAAGCGCAGAGCTGCCTGACCTTTCCGTTGCTGTCTGAGAGTGTGGCGTCTGATTTTCGTCCAGCCTTTCTAAGCCCGGCCTGACAAATTAGTCCATTAGTCCCGAAGAATTTTTTGCATTGCCtgctccttaaaaaaaaaaaaaaaaaaagcggcgCTTTCCAGCCCTGCTGCGTAGTTCCTCCCGTCCCATAATTCCCTGCGCTCCCCCCCTGCTGTGCGCTGGCGAGCGAGGATGCACGCGCGGGGTCCCCGCCGGAGGTGAGGATGTACGCGGCGGGCATGACGGAGTGCAAGGCGGAGGTGACGCCGTCCACGCGCAACGGCCACCGCGTCTTCAGCTACACGCTGGAGAGCCACACGGCGGCCGCCTTCGCCATCATGAACGAGCTGCGCCTGGAGCGCCAGCTCTGCGACGTCACGCTGCGCGTCAAGTACAGTGACCTGGACGCCGTCGACTTCGTGGCCCACAAGGTGGTGCTGGCCTCCTCCTCGCCCGTCTTCCGCGCCATGTTCACCAACGGCCTGAAGGAGTGCGGCATGGAGGTGGTCCCCATCGAGGGCATCCACCCGAGGGTTAGTGCGCGGctctggaggggggggctgtgtgtgtgtgagagagagagtgagtgagtgagagtgtgtatgagtgagtgctcgtgtgtgagtgagtgagtgaaagtctcgagtgtgggagagggggagaagtgGTGTGCCTTTGGGTCTGTAAAGCCTTGCTCTTGATGTATGAGGAAAAGTTACTGGGCAGAGGCGATACTGTGGGCCCTGGTAAATATAAACCAAAAACTCACCCACCCAGTCCCCATTCTATTCGCTATCTATGGTAGTGCTGTCCCCAAATGCCTCTTAAAGACTCTGGAAATAGAAACATCCCTTCCTTGTGCCAGGTTTCTCAGAGCGGTTGAAGGTGTCGGGTGGGTCCCCCGCTGACTCCGGTTGTGTGTAGTGACTGAGTCGCCCCTCTGCCCCAGGTGATGGAGCGGCTGATCGAGTTCGCCTACACCGCCAGCATCTCGGTGGGGGAGAAGTGCGTGATCCACGTGATGAACGGGGCGGTGATGTACCAGATCGACAGCGTGGTCAAGGCCTGCTGCGACTTCCTGGTGCAGCAGCTGGACCCCAGCAACGCCATCGGCATCGCCAGCTTCGCCGAGCAGATCGGCTGCACCGAGCTGCACCAGAAGGCCCGAGAGTACATCTACATGAACTTCAGCCAGGTCAGCAATCGGAttccacactcacatacacatgcgcgcgcacacacacacatacgcggcgcacacgcgcacacacacatacacatacacgcacgcacgcacacgcatgcacacacacacacgcaatcacatATACGTGATGTACGCACGCATATGcatacacttatacacactcactctcacacacacacacaatggtgcacacacgcatgcagacacgctcttatccacacttactctctctctcacacacacacacgcacacacacacactctcattcttaCACGCGCTCAgtccagcgcacacacacacacacaccccatcgCACCTGACCGCTCTATCTCACATActctcccacacacaacacacacactgcactacaacACACTCGTCTTCTACGCGctcaccacgcacacacacacacacatgcagtccgTACGCTGCAGTTTACAGGGACGCTCGCAGCCCTTTCCTTgagaggagctggagcagaTTTTCTGTTTTGACTGGAAACACGCTGGCCGGGTCCCGTTTAGCGTCACTGCTCCCTCGTCCTTCACATTTACCCAGAAAAATACACACCAAGTCACCGGGTGGCTATAATTACAGCAGTGACATTGCCGGGTAGCTGACAGCAGTGTTTGTGGAATATTTAGAAGGAATCGTTTGCTTATTAACTTGCTTCAGTAGGCAATAGTTCAGAGGGTGAGAGGGCgatgtcttttttgttttgggtctcatttttgtttttatctgttaatatttctgttttattcaacCCACACCACAGAAAAGGACTGAACTTGAGTCCCAGACTCAAAgtaatgagtgtgtgcatgaatgagtTGAATAAAAACGTGCTTAGCCAGTCACAACAGGGGTCTGTTTGGCAGCCGAGCTGAACTTCCAGTGACTGTTCTTGGCCTTTCTCTACTGCGTGCGTGGCATGCTGGTTGTCATGTAATCAGAGTAGCTTGTAAATCATTACATCGATAAAACTAGAAGCAGTagttttgttaatgttttctttctttcttttttaaaaatattggtTTCTAGCAGTCCATAGTTTCCCATTTGTAAATGGGAGAGGTTTGTAGTAGTTTGCTTTTACGGTCAGTCCTGACCTTCACCATTGTTTGTTCACTTTGCATTTGAAGTGCACGTCCTGATCCTGTAGTCTTGTTGATTTAATTCAGACTAAGACCCACTTCCCTGTAGCGGTGGGGTGGGCCACTTCCTCTCGTGGTGAAAGTGTTTGTGATGCCTTTACCGCCTCCTCACGTTTAATTAGGGCCCTGGTCAGGCCTCCTGCAGCGACTGTGCGCTGTGAGGTAACGCTGTAAGTTTCTCCAGTGTGTGCTTTCTGTCCTCTGCCTCCCGTGCCCGTGCAAACAACTGCTTTAGATATCCAGCCTGGTGCTGTGTTGGCAGAGTTAACTTTGACTGAGTCATGCGTGGAGGAATGCGTGGGACTGCACTTAAAACTCTACTGcgtgaggaaggggggaggggaggggaggggagggcttTCGTTAGGGTTTGCTCTGACAGACGGCAGGTGACTCATCATCGCGGCGTTCCGCACACGCACCAGACACGCCTCGTCTTCTCCTTCctgtaatcccccccccacttcgAGTGCTTCACGCGAGGTGTGCGCGTGCGTCTCTACCGCAAACGCACGGCCCTCACCGAGCGTGCCTGCCTCGTACGCGCAGCACGGGCGTTCCTCGGGTTCTGTCGGCACAAAGAGGGGATCTCTGTGCTGATTCTCAAACTCCTGTCGGCGTGACCGGAGTAATGTTGCGTAATGAATGGGGGGATTTTGTTGGCGGAGCGGAAAATGTCAAACCGGCGTGACCGAACAGAGAAGCCTCAGTGGCAGTCTTTGGGCTTTGCGGCTGTCGGCCTGCGTCGAGTCACTCAGGCAAAGTCCTCTTGGCTGGAGTGGCCGCTCCTTCCTGTCGTTTCCTGGAAAAAATCAGAGCTTCTCTTCAGTTGATCTGGAAAATTCTAGAGAAAACTGGCGCATACCAATATCGCCTAGTTAGAACATGCTAGGAGTGACGGGGTGTGGGTGGAGGTCAGCTGGACATGACCTGGTGTCATGACTCAAACCTGAAGGCAGATTCAAATGCCCTTTAACGGATTTTGATGTGTCGAGTGCCCTTAGTCTTGAAGCTGCAGTGTGCAAGCAGCCAAACGGACCTTGgctttgattatttttttgaacagtAACCTTTCGTTTCATAATTGGTACGTGGCATGATTTAATCACAACTGACAGTTTAGTGATGGTAAGCAGTGAGTTTTAGGGGAACTCCAGTCTACGGGCTTAAGCCTAGCAAACAGGGAAGAAggtgcaaagtgtgtgtgtgtgtgtgtgtgtcaaacaggGAAGAAGGTTCAaagtgtagttgtgtgtgtgtgtgtgtgtgtgtgtgtgagagagagaaacagggaagAAGGTGCAAAGTGtaggtatgtgtgcatgtgtgtgtgtcaaacaggGAAGAAGGTGCAAAGTGtaggtgtgcgtgcatgcgtgtgtgcgtgcgcgtgtgtgtgtgtgtgtgtgactgtgtgtgtttatgtgtgactGCACTAACTGACCTCTGTATGGCTGGGTGATCCCTCAGGCATTCTGTACTGACCCTGAGAACGGTGATGCTCTCTCTCGAGTAAACCGTCGGCCTCTCAGGAtcactgcacatttatttaccGTTAAAATCGGCGCACATTTACTTTTAAACTGTCACATTTAACTGTTAATCCATTTGTCATAAAATTAAATCCCAATTGTTTTGTCTGAGAATCCTGCTGCTAATCCTAGTGCAGGGTTTATGACTGCTGGCATATCGAGTATCGTTTAATTTCCTGACTTGGTAGTTTGCGGCGTAGTTTTGGCGCGTGTGCGGCCGGCTTGCCTGAGCCTCTCccgctctgtcccccccccctcccccccccgcccccgctcagGTGGCCACCCAGGAGGAGTTCTTCAACCTGTCGCACTGCCAGCTGGTGACGCTGATCAGCCGGGACGAGCTGAACGTGCGCTGCGAGTCGGAGGTGTTCCACGCGTGCGTGGCCTGGGTGCAGTACGACCGCGAGAACCGCCGGCCGTACGTGCAGGCGCTGCTGCAGGCGGTGCGCTGCCACTCGCTCACGCCGCacttcctgcagctgcagctgcagcgctGCGAGCTGCTCAAGTGGGACGCGCAGTGCAAGGACTACCTCTCGCAGATCTTCCAGGACCTCACGCTGCACAAGCCCACCAAGGTGCTGTCCTGCCGCACGCCCAAGGTGCCGCAGCTCATCTACACGGCCGGCGGCTACTTCCGCCAGTCGCTCAGCTACCTGGAGGCCTACAACCCCTGCACGGGGGCCTGGCTGCGGCTGGCGGACCTGCAGGTGCCGCGCAGCGGCCTGGCGGCGTGCGTGATCAGCGGGCTCTTCTACGCGGTCGGGGGCCGCAACAACGCGCCCGACGGCAACATGGACTCCAACACGCTGGACTGCTACAACCCCATGAACAACTGCTGGTCGCCGTGCGCGCCCATGAGCGTCCCGCGCAACCGCATCGGCGTCGGCGTCATCGACGGCATGATCTACGCCGTGGGCGGCTCGCACGGCTGCATCCACCACAACAGCGTGGAGAGGCAAGTTCTGACCGATGGGAACGGGCGGGTGGCGGGGCGGAAGGCGTGTCTGGGCATGGTTCGGGTGGGTGGTCCGTTCTGGTGGGGTGTTGCTTGGCTCCAGTGCTCGTTTCTGTTTGTCCTTTTAGCTTTCTCTTTCACAGCTACGTTAGGTGGAGTTTGGTCTCTTCTGTGAGGGGCCTTTGTGAAGTGTCTTTCTAAATCTGGAACTCATTCATGAATGGCTTTTGAGTGAGCCATTGTTCCACAGAgctgttttttccactctgGAACACAACTTCCTATAAGAAAGAAATGCTTCCTCTTAAAACCATCTGTAGCGTGAAGTGACACAACAGTTTTGTCGATTCGGATtaactttcactttcacacCTATGATTGAGCAACTGTAACAATGTTCCCTGTGTGCTGGCTGAAGTCTTTGTCTTCTCTCGTTAAATCATTTTTGGCTGGATTGCAACAGCGGGGCccgccctataaacgcgaatgtctgcgactgagtcactgagtgaagaatttacaccattggtcggccgagtcatgaagttacaccattggtcggccagtccAGCCACATACTAGTTTTTGACCTTGTCTTGTTTTCCCTTCAGGCTGGTTGAAAGTCACTCCATTGTGTCCGTCCAGCTGCATCTTTTAAATAGTTCCCCTGAGCCAGCTTTTCTAAACCGGTCGGACTTCTACTACAACATTATTTGTATGTGTCTTTGGGGTGCTTTCATTGTCCTGCTCCGCCACTCTTAGCAGTTTAGAGCCgctttgtttaaataaaagccCAAAGCGGACGTTGTTTTGCGGGGACGTTGTTTTGCGGGGACGTTGTTTTGCGGGGACGTTGGCGTGcgagtgactgactgagcgcgctccgttCCCCAGGTATGACCCCGAGAGGGACTCGTGGCAGCTGGTGGCGCCCATGCTGACGCGGCGCAtcggggtgggcgtggccgtgaTAAACCGGCTGCTGTACGCGGTGGGCGGGTTCGACGGCACGCACCGGCTCAGCTCCTCCGAGTGCTACAACCCGGAGAGGGACGAGTGGAGGAGCACGGCGCCCATGAACACCGTGCGCAGCGGGGCGGGTgaggacacgcacacacacgcgcacacacagagacaaacacacaggcactcacacacacacatacagacacacacacacacacacacacacacacacacacacacacgcgcgcgcacagagacacagacacacacacacacacgcgtagacacagagacacagacacagagacaaacacacaggcactcacacacacacatacaaacacacacgcgcagacacacacgcaggcactcacacacgcacacgtgcgcagacacacacacacacgcgcacagacacagagacacgcacacacagccactcttAGCATTACATCACAGCCTGACTCAGCAGTCAGCTGCTCCAGGGCTGCCCTGTGGCACTCTGGCTTCTGTCACAGAGGAGCTCTTCATTGATCAGACCGGAGAGCCGGATGCTTAATTACACTGTGACATTAATGAGCTGTAAATATGTATTCCTCTCTATGCTTGACAGTAAGCCCATGGATCTTTATAGCAAATCCTGATCGTTatccagtcaaaaaaaaaacgtatatatatatatacacatctcACTGGAGCGTGAGCTGAGGACAGGCGTTGGGAAAGGCCAGTGTTACAGAGAGCTGTCAATCTTAGGGATTATACAGccctcagctgctgcagttttaTGGGCCTCTGTGCCcgtgctgacccccccccccctccccgtcagGAGTGTGCGCCCTGGGCAGCTCCATCTTCGTGATGGGCGGCTACGACGGCACCAACCAGCTGAACAGCGTGGAGCGCTACGACGTGGAGAGCGACAGCTGGAGCCCGGTGGCGTCCATGAGGCACCGCCGCAGCGCGCTGGGCGTCACCACGCATCACGGGCGCATCTACGTGCTGGGTGAGCCGCAGCGCGCCTTTAACACAGTACAgcgcgcaccccccccccccgccactgagCCCCTGAACCCCAGCCCGGGGGGAACCACAGGGGCCTGCTGCTCTTCACTCTCACCCGCGTCACATGACGGGTGACTCTCGGCTCACTCGCCTCGCCTGAGTGCGAACGGGTTCTGTCGTTCTGAGGTTAACTTCAGAACAAAGCGGGGCTTTGTTCAGTCAGCCAAgaagcggtaaaaaaaaaaaaagagagaacttTTAGATTAAATGAAAGGTGTAACTCGTAAATCTGTCTTGTTGGGGTTCAGAAACGTGCTGGTTTAATTAGAAATGTGTTCTCATTCTTATAAGTATGTTCTTGGGAGCAACAGTCTTTTAACCGGCAGATCTTGGGCTGCCTGGTGGGTCAGACTGTTGTAGCTCTGAGGGGTGCACTACGTAGCGAGGTTACGGGTTAGCGAGCTAATTTAAGCCATAACCCTGGGTTTTCCACATCACGAAGCTGACGCACTTTACATCGGGGTACGTCTCCATGGCAACTTACGCTGCATGGCTAACCCGGTCCGGGCCAGGTTACGTTCAGGCTGTCGAATTAGCTGCCCTTTGACCAGTCAGCTTGGGATAGGGCCTCTCCATTCCTGCAGAATCCCGTAGAGCTCGGGGGAGTTTTGGCCGTGCCATTATTTAGAGACCTAATTAAGGCTGATTGGCCTGTTCCCGTCATTATGTCTCAATATGCAATGTTACCACTGAACGGCAGTGAAACGTCATCCCGAATACTCTCGTCTGATTGGTTGGAAGAAAGTCCCCACCAAagcgttagcattagcccaTTAGCACAACTGTGACTCATGTGACATATTTGTGAACCTATTCTACATATTTGCGGCTCCAGTCTACATATTTGCAACTCGCggtttacatatttgtgaaatcgTTTACGTATTTGTGACTTTTGCTACAAAATTACCTCCATAAATTGATAACCACTTTCGTGGTACCGGTTAAGCTCGATTGCGGTTGTTAGGTTTTGTGAGGTCAGCTAACACAAAGAAACCCTGGGTTTGTTAAGCTTCTTTCGTAGTACACCCCCCGGTTCTCAGTCTGGTCGTGCCAGTGCTCGCTGTGGCTAGCAGCCCGGCTAGGCGACGCACAGCCGGATCTAACATCACCCAAAGCCAAAGAAAGCAGGATTATCAGTCGGCCAGAATGACGGCGACTCATTGCGCGctagcaccccctgctggtcagtggGGCGCACGCAGTCCGCCTCTCAGGCTGCAGGTGAAGCGTCTCTGTGAGGCTGACTCGTAGTGCTTGTTAGGAGCACACGCGTGTCTGCGCTCTCCCAAATCAACAGCGGAGGCTGCAGGAATGAGCGCCGATGGTGAAGAAGAAAGGCGGGAAAACCattaataaaaggaaaaagcGGCGGACCCTGTCTCTCCAGGCCTAGGGCTGTGGACCCCTGTGCTGTATGATCTCACCTCTGATACGGCTTTTGAAAGCCGCAGTTCCTGCTGAAATTCAGTGTCCGCGTGCTGAAACAGAACCTGTTCGACACCGCAGCTCACACAGCACGTTGGGTCCTAACGGTGATGTCTGCAGCAGCGTTTACTCTCGAGAGCGCCTTCTCGGTGCGACCTGTTGGTATCGGCTAACAGTTCTGAGCAGCGTGATTCCCAGCGGTCTTCAATTACCCTGAAGCCGTTCGTAAAAGATTTAATTTACTGCCAATGCTGTGGAACCGTTAGGACGGCGCGTGTGAGAAAAGCAGGCAGTAGCAAATAAAACCGCTTTTATTTTGACGCCCTTGCTCGCGCAAATTAGCCAGAGACACCGCGCCCCCCCGGCCGCCGCGCGGCGCAGGGAAAGCCTCGCCGTGGGCCGAAATGACGGTCTgcgtcttcctcttcctcttcctccccggCTCCAGGCGGGTACGACGGGAACACCTTTCTGGACAGCGTGGAGCGCTACGACCCGGAGACGGACACGTGGGCGGAGGTCACCAGGATGACGTCGGGCAGGAGCGGCGTGGGCGTGGCCGTCACCATGGAGCCCTGCAGGAAGGACCTGGCCCCGTGTCAGAAGCACTAGACCACAGCTTAACGAGAAACCTCATTCtctgtgcgcgtgcgcatgctCACCtgcatcacgcacacacacaggcactcacacacacacacacacacacagacacgcacatacatacacacacgcacgcacgcacacacacagcgacgCACaccaggcactcacacacacagccacacagccacacaccagcacaccacacacacgagcacatcacatacacacaccacacacagacacgcacatacatacacacacaggcactcacacacacacacagacgcacgcacacgcgcgtacacagacacacacaggcagtctCGCCAACCCATGGGCTGAATCTGCTGTTTACCCCTCTGGACCCCTGCTGCTCCACTTGGCTCTGAAAAGGGGAGCAGCTTCATAAGCTTCAGGTTCGTTTctctcactgtcactgtcatcCATCAAATGGAACACAGCAAATTCCAGCCTTTCGGGACCCC
Protein-coding sequences here:
- the keap1b gene encoding kelch-like ECH-associated protein 1B; its protein translation is MYAAGMTECKAEVTPSTRNGHRVFSYTLESHTAAAFAIMNELRLERQLCDVTLRVKYSDLDAVDFVAHKVVLASSSPVFRAMFTNGLKECGMEVVPIEGIHPRVMERLIEFAYTASISVGEKCVIHVMNGAVMYQIDSVVKACCDFLVQQLDPSNAIGIASFAEQIGCTELHQKAREYIYMNFSQVATQEEFFNLSHCQLVTLISRDELNVRCESEVFHACVAWVQYDRENRRPYVQALLQAVRCHSLTPHFLQLQLQRCELLKWDAQCKDYLSQIFQDLTLHKPTKVLSCRTPKVPQLIYTAGGYFRQSLSYLEAYNPCTGAWLRLADLQVPRSGLAACVISGLFYAVGGRNNAPDGNMDSNTLDCYNPMNNCWSPCAPMSVPRNRIGVGVIDGMIYAVGGSHGCIHHNSVERYDPERDSWQLVAPMLTRRIGVGVAVINRLLYAVGGFDGTHRLSSSECYNPERDEWRSTAPMNTVRSGAGVCALGSSIFVMGGYDGTNQLNSVERYDVESDSWSPVASMRHRRSALGVTTHHGRIYVLGGYDGNTFLDSVERYDPETDTWAEVTRMTSGRSGVGVAVTMEPCRKDLAPCQKH